One window of Nostoc sp. C052 genomic DNA carries:
- a CDS encoding SDR family oxidoreductase, with translation MAEFKAVDLRDREDVKAFIHFAKEKFGRVDVIFNNAGVMPLSPMNALKVEEWDTMIDVNIRGVLNGIVAGLPIMEAQGGVQFINTASIAAHMVGPTSAVYSATKYAVWAISDGLRQESKNIRVTIISPGVVETELGSDITDDAVKGFLKELRKTALTPQAIAQSVLFAVSQPDDVDVNEIIVRPTASAF, from the coding sequence ATTGCAGAATTCAAAGCAGTGGATCTTCGCGATCGCGAGGATGTGAAAGCATTCATCCATTTTGCTAAAGAAAAATTTGGTCGCGTCGATGTGATCTTCAACAATGCAGGTGTGATGCCCTTGTCTCCAATGAATGCCCTGAAAGTCGAGGAGTGGGACACCATGATTGATGTAAATATCCGTGGCGTATTGAACGGCATTGTAGCTGGTTTACCGATCATGGAAGCACAAGGCGGCGTACAGTTTATCAATACTGCGTCGATCGCTGCTCACATGGTAGGGCCAACCAGTGCAGTCTACTCCGCGACAAAATATGCTGTTTGGGCGATATCTGATGGACTGCGCCAGGAGTCGAAGAACATTCGCGTGACCATCATATCCCCCGGTGTCGTTGAGACCGAACTCGGCTCTGATATCACGGATGATGCAGTAAAAGGCTTCTTGAAAGAACTCCGCAAAACTGCCCTCACCCCTCAGGCGATCGCCCAATCTGTCTTATTTGCTGTGTCCCAACCGGATGATGTCGATGTCAACGAAATCATTGTCCGCCCGACAGCCAGCGCCTTCTAG
- a CDS encoding DUF1517 domain-containing protein has protein sequence MSNIFNKMIGRTRYVVFRLFLHLGGGEVAPILGVLNSAGRDAIDADGDLEVLGEGLVEISQTLLQYDEYWLSAANEGDVFWSEGEAGDYVNELFTDSAERYLSEPNYSSDSGLNEPLSIPVTRNVIVMLTVAYEGEVPELETDLSNVQALKEALKALINLHYKHKLQAIQVHFSPAQLGDELTSDQLLQYYPELIPL, from the coding sequence ATGAGTAACATTTTTAATAAAATGATCGGTCGAACCCGCTATGTAGTATTCCGCCTATTTCTGCACTTAGGGGGAGGCGAAGTAGCGCCAATTTTGGGAGTATTAAATAGTGCTGGGCGAGATGCGATCGATGCCGATGGTGACTTAGAAGTTTTGGGAGAAGGATTAGTAGAAATTAGCCAAACCCTGCTGCAATATGATGAATATTGGCTTTCTGCTGCTAACGAAGGTGATGTATTTTGGAGTGAAGGCGAGGCGGGAGATTATGTCAACGAATTATTTACTGACTCTGCCGAAAGATATCTCAGCGAACCAAATTACAGTTCTGACTCTGGGTTGAATGAACCATTATCAATACCTGTAACCCGTAATGTCATTGTGATGCTTACAGTAGCTTATGAAGGGGAAGTACCAGAGTTAGAAACTGACCTTTCTAACGTTCAGGCACTCAAAGAAGCTTTGAAAGCTCTAATCAACCTACACTATAAACATAAGCTCCAGGCAATCCAAGTACATTTCTCGCCAGCACAGTTAGGCGATGAACTCACTAGCGATCAACTGTTGCAATATTACCCCGAATTGATTCCTTTGTAA